The DNA segment AAATCCTGCAAGACATGGCTGACTTGATGTTGTGATGCACCATGCATGCACTTGTCCTACTCGATCTTCTTGACCTGTGATTCATGGTGCTTAAGAGATAGAAATTCAGGCTTCCATTCGGCATGAACAAGTAGACGAGCAACACAACATGTTGTGGCACCTAACTGGTGGACTGCACAAGGTTCCTATCACTCAATCGACTAGTGGCCTTATCCTTGGACGTgtgttcttttctttcttattttgatcCCTTGAACATCCTTTTGATGGTCACATCAAGCCCAaagttcttcctttctcttctccctttcttttaCTTGAGAAGTCTCTTTGTTCATGTGATCAGCTCTGTGGGGGAACCTCACTGGCCCTATAGCGCTCTCGAACTCATGGTCGATGGTTCCATCATGTTCCATGCCTTTCGCATTCAACCATTTTCTACTATGGTTCTGACAATACGAGCCGCCATACTAAGTTCAACATGAGCAGCTGGTTTGGTTACCAGAGTGGTCGCCTTGATGCTTGTGTTGAGCTTGCTATTGGCTTGTGTTATCTATGAAAGAAAGAAGACCATAGCAGGCAAGAGATGGATGCGGAGGACATCAACTATGACGGCATGAGTTCGAGCATGAGAAAGGGCCAATTAGACATTGACTTACAAAGAGCTGGCTATCGCAACAAGGGACTTCTCGTAGAGAGAAAGATAGGGAAAGTAGATTTTGGATCTTTCTGCAAAGGCTAATGAATTGAAGTTTCAACTGGTGACCTAAAGGATCTCCAAGGGGATGAAAGAGGAAAAGAAATATCTGAGGTCAACGCCATTTGCCGGTTGAGGCATTGGAAACTCGAGCGGTGCCACAACCATTATGAGTTCTTGCTCGTCTACGAGTTCATGCCCAATGGAAAGTTCGATTCCTACCTCCACAGCGCCAAGAATCACTTCGATGACTGGTGAGGCATAAGGTCACCCTAGGCTTGGCCTCTACATTGTGCTACCTCCACAAGGGTGGGAGCATTGCGTGGTGGACTGCAACATCGATCAAGAGCATTGCGTGGTGGACTGCAACATCGATCAAGCCCAACAACTTTATGCTGGATTCGGCATTCAACGCCAACTTGAACCTTGCAACACTCGTGGACCATGAACGTGACATGCAGATGACAGCTTTGACAGGGACGAGGGGCTACATGGCCTGAATACTTCTTCACCAGCAAAGCCAGCAAAGagtctgcatgtttgtctttgctAACAGATCttgaatatatttcttttgatatataaaaagttcaaaagatgTAAATATTGTTTCTACTTCCAAAAATTAGTTTAAGATTTCTAGGTCCTTGATAGAGAAATAATCTGTCAATTCTTAATCTCTATTAGATTATTACTGTAATGATAATGTCATCCATATCCACCGGTAGATATATAATACTTCCTTTTTATTATTGAAGAAATAATGAGGTGTCCGACTTGGAGTCGATGAAGTCAGTTGAGGCTAAAAATGAGCCGAGTTTAGTAtatcaagctcttggagcttgacgaagtctataaattgttgaatctcgtattttgatgatgaaaccacttgatatgtgtttataatttaaactgcattttgagtgatgcaggtctactcgatcaggattagacagttaacgcaggaggaattgatgttgcgccagaggagatcacgtcaggatgttGGACGGCAGaaagcttcggacgtcgggcatcgggccaaggagagcagaattgcgctaaggatatcggggttgcggaggtcaaccgccgattgggcaacgagccacaagagaagacgatgcgctgaagaatcagacgaagcgccaaccaatgacgtgctgggcaacggaatgtcgattcgcgttgtaataattgtctagatcggagtagagttttagtttgtgtgtgcaggaataactatgataatgagaaagacataaagcgaaacaaagtgcggagtcaagtgcaaaggattcattgggagttcgagagttcgacggaagtccgaaggttcgtcgggaatgctgccggaactagccgagaatgaatagggagcttgccgaagggttttttggaagctcactgaaaggttcgtgggaagttcgcggagctcgccgagagagatcggagcttgccgaagaagctcgttggtactcgccaagatcaaatcgtgaagtttaagagcttgccgggagtccgtagaatggtttccgagagtttatcggaagaccgccgaaagttcgccggaagctcgccggaaaagtcttgacttatggactttgtaatagcttataaaatatttttaaattcgtaattagcatgttaattagggttaggattaggtattaatcctataacccaagtaggggccaattgggcccgagttcagactagtttgggccaagattgaagcccaactagtgggctgaaaacactgtaggtggtggcaccgcccagcactgtcagggtcagaaactgacaggcggtggcaccgccagcattgggaactccaagagaattcaaatttggagcccaaatttgaatcctcttgaggcttataaatacccctcaaatctcagctgagattacaactttttgagaagtaattgattgagagaaaagtcttagaagagtctttgctagtcttgttttcaatttgctagtgttcacctccttctttcttgctgaaaatctgtaagagagtgaaccgcttgtaaaagttgtaagagggatatttacccttccctttcaagagatttgctagtggaaggtgggagcctcatcgaagaggggcctcgcaagtggatgtaggtcatttgaccgaaccactgtaaaatcgacgtaatctctggtttgcatttacttattgtcatttatattattgcaaaccatttgcactttaatgctatactgctttgtctccattttacttatctcttcaagttaaaacgcaatcgaaacggttttaaacgaaaaccttgcttttattgtacgaagtttccgaaaagtgtttaaatcgtgaaaagtttatcgcacttcaccgctgcactaattcaccccccccccctcttagtgccgctccgatcctaacataaataGCTTTCTATAGTTGACAAACATGGCTTGGATATTGATGGTGGACGAAGCTAGGAGACTATTGCATAAAGACATATTTAGTTAGGGTCTCCTATAAAAATACATTGTAAAATAAtacattattatattattaataatagaagctAATTTTATaatatgctttgaggccacaaatcaagtcttataactataaaattttatctcaagactCAATTACTAAATTGCTAAAGATACTTTATGACATATGTAGCTCTATACATTATTTATACAGCACTTGATAGTTAGAGAAAAGAGTATAGATATAACCAATATTAATTAATAACTTGAGTCACACTATATTGATTGCTACTATAACTTGGACTTGTAATCTAAAgtgttttgaaaaaaatattcttatgatTGAGTTTATGAACAAACCATAAAAGCTATGGTGATGCATATTTAAGTGAATATTATAATTAACATTCTTATAcgtaaagttatttatttctattatcatgttcacatttatgtatgtatatattatagttgaatgcgaTGATAAGATTGTCTTGAGAAAACAAAttatatgagttattttggattatATTAGGAAGGATTAATAGTTTTATGATATATAGAAaaaagtatgacattgatgacatataatcgTTATAATTTATATTGCTAGTGAggcttaatgtagtattattatatttattagatataTTGGCCTACCTTTTTTAAAAATTCGCATGTGTAtaattgatttttaaaatttagaatctaattaaataaaattattttaaaataaattttattttatttatttttgattttcaacCCTTTTATCTTACTAACTAATAGGCCAAGTGGGAATATATTAGATTATGTAGTCCTATCTAATTAGACAAGATATCTTATTGATATGATTGGATTTTTATTATTGATCAATAGAAAGAAAGTTTAATTATGATAGGATTCTTGACGAGATGACCTTGATAGAAGGGACTCTCTTAATAACACAATAACGAAAATGCACATACGCAGATAAGAGGAGACAAGAATATACGATATGATtgagagattatatatcttctATCATCTTCCTTTGATGACGTAAACCAGTCAATGAGTGATTGCATATCTCCTCTCATATCCCATTTATCATTAAATTCATTGCTTACAATGGTCATgtgaagaataaaaagaaaggagaaaacaaGTATAGTTCTCCTAAAGGTCCTtacaatttatttatatataaaaaagattTTTTGAATAAGCAATGAATCAAATGACATGTAttataaatttagatatattattatttgattttagattttgacACAAAAATCTTCTGCATAATAATAACactaatattatgatttttatacttacaCAACAAAACAAAGTTACCTAAGTTCGAATATAAATTTACTTCCACAGTTCATCATATAACAAACATCTCTAGTTTAGTTCCATGTAAGAGACTTGATGAGCTTATTATTATCAACATAGGCATTTTGGTATTCGATTTATCGAAGCATAATGTGCTAAAGGTGTTCCAGTGTTGGTGTCTGCCGGATCCTTGTCTATCTTGTTATCGTTGCCTTACTAGAAGGATAGGAAGCTGCAGCGAATCAAACATGTATACGCAATCTTCTTCCGGTGCTGTCAAAGCACGTCAGTACTGATAAAAAATGGCAAGTAATTGTTCAATCACCTACTCCTTCCACGTTTGAATACGATGTATCAATATCAATATATCTTTGCGCGACCGAGTTGGAATTCAGAGCAAGGAGCAGCTTGCGTTTGAACAACTTACACAGCTGCTTGACTTCTCCCATGTCTCTACCCTCCACCCAAGCACGATCATGTCACAATGGATTTAATATGAAGGGCCAAATATGCACGCAATTTGCTCTCACAATATGAGATTTATTTAATCTCTTGgataagaatatatatacattatttaatattaatttgttTAATCTACCCAAAAATCATGAGATTTTGACTTGTCAAAGGAATTGAGGTGCAATTGAAGCAAATTCTTACGTGACCGTTGAACAAAAAACACGTGTGGAATAATAGTATCTCAACTTCTTTGTCCATAAAAGCCCACGAAACCCTCATGCCTCGCCACACAATCCTCCGTCCACCTGTGCACTTCCTGCACAAGCTTCTCCATGGCCTCATCTCCATCCTtcactctcctcctcctctttctcttcgcCACTGTTGCCATTGGGAGCAGCAGCCGTGAACACAAAGAGAAGATGACGCACCTCCACTTCTACTTTTACGACTACTACGGTGGCTCGAACGCGACCACCATCACCGTCGTCAGCCCTCCCGGCAACAACACCTTCGGGAGCATCGGGGTGGGCGAAAACATTCTCAGGGTAGGGCGTGAGTCGAGCTCCAAGCTCATCGGGAAAGCGCAGGAGCTCACCGTGCAGGCATCCTTGGAGAGTCCGGCCTACCTCTCGGCGCTAAATTTCGTGTTCACCGCCGGAAAGTACAACGGGAGCAGCTTCTCCATCTTGGGCAGGGCGGTGCTGACGGAGCCTAGGATGGAGCGGGGCATCGTTGGGGGCACCGGCAAGTTCCGGATGGCCCGAGGCTACACCATCAGCAGGCTCATCAGGTCGACTGGAACTACTCAGATGGAGCTTGTTTTTGAGTACGACGCCTACATCTATCACTACTGATGAGCTGCCGTCTGCTGCCTCTCATTGTTTGTTGCAATAAGGGCTGCTCAGCCTTGCGGCTTGTTCTACATCAATACTTTGCTCTTTCTCTTTCATACCGCATCGATGCCATTGGCTCGTGTACTCTATATCTTCTCTTTGTACCAAGTGATTAGTAATTAACAGTTGCCGCTAAAATTCTTACGACAAAGTAATAAGCAAGTTCGAGCATTCAGGAGACGTACAACAAAGAGTAGCTGAAGTAGAGTAAATAAGCTATGTCGTCAGTACTGTAGATGATGCCATTCGGCTACCTGCTCATGCTTGACTATCTCGGTCTTGTCGTCTCCACTTGAAAGAGGCTGCGTTGTCGTACAAAATTCTACGGTGAATCGAAGATGCCTTGTCAATCTACATCAAGTGCTGAAAATATTTGAAGTACTTCCTGGTGTGATTCCAGTACAAACTGAGAAACAAACACGATCACCAACTCTTTACAAGTTGGAATGTGACGTGGGACATCTGTTGAATCTGTTTTCTCTTTTAAAAAGTATGATCAAGCCACCAAAGAAGAGTCTGCAGTCGAAGGAAGAACGATCGACTGTCTTTTTCCGCCCGATGTCCTTTGGTCACTGTTCAACCAAGCTTTTCAAACGGAAAAGTCAAATCTACCTTCGCCTTGATGACTTGGTTGCCTTCATGATTCTGGATGGCCTTGTCTTCATCCTCTTCATCCCCGTTCTGTCTTATCTTCCACTTTATCTGTCATAAGAGGGAAGATGAGCCACCTTTACTTCCACGGTGGTAAGAGCCCGACCGCCGTCACCGATGTCAACCCTCCGGTGATAATGGCTCCTACATAAATCAAAATCATCGAACATGAGACTAATTCACATAATTTTCTATAATTTACATAATTTACATAATGTAGTAGATATTTTACATAATTTTCTATAATGGAGTCCAAATACTACTAAATATAAACGAAAAGAAAATATATACATATCCCCAGAGATATCTCCTCCCCAGTTCTGACATTTGGACTTTGTCAAAGGAGTCGAAGTCGGCTATCTTTCtcaatccaatggtggcggagtcCAAACACAACTTCCGTGCATGAACACACAATACTTCTTTGTCTGAATGTATAAAAGCCCACAACCCCCTCCCCTCATGCCTCGCCACCCAATCCTCCATACTTCCTCCCACATCAGATCATGCTTGATTCCCTTAAACACAAATGATTAAGACAAAAGAAACGTTTAGCTTGTATTTAGAACACGATCCGACATAACTGAATGATTCTTTAAGGAAAAGATGGAAAGTCTATCCTCTTTTAAttgacaaaatgaaaagaaaaagaaacatcacTCCAAAACAAAATACGGGTAAAAGAAATTTCTTCTTCCGATGTAATTTCTTACAGGATATTACCTAAGATGTGCAATTTGATGATGTACGTTGATCTCTCATGAGCCATCCCAACCCAACTAATGTTGGCTTTTCATACTTTTTCTACGAAACGAGACAAGAATCCAAGAATTCGATCTACGCAACGAGACAAGAAAGCAAAACGCAGTTCTTGTCTAGCTTCTCTCTCGTTCTGATGAGAGAGAACATTGGTTTTTGACGCTAGCTTGTGCCGGTTTCATCTTTCTCTAATGAGCAATGATATCTGTGAATTTGTCAGCCATGATGCTGCACAGAGCGTGGATTTTATGCCTTGTGTTCTGCTTGTCCACCGTGGTCCCGGTTTTAGTCAAGACACGAGGTCGAAGATGAACAAAGGCGACGCAGTCATCGACGACACTCGGTACTACTCACCAACTATGTCCGCCAATCGAGAAGTTGGTGTTTGCACAGGCGGCCGTAAGGAAGCTTCGATCTAGCTTCCAAGCACATATGATACATCTAATCACTGACAAACCACTTGGCCTTTATCGACTCAATGTGTCGGGCTGATTCATTACATCCTGAGGACGGCAAACCTAAGGCATCAGCAGATCTTTTCCCGATCTCAGCCAACAGTCGCTTGAGGCCGCACAAGCGCCTCGGGGATGGGCCCTATTCATCAGCAAGTATACGAGCTTGAACCAAATTCAAAATTTCTAATAAGGAGATGGAGTATTGAATGAGTATATTTTGGCCTTTCGTGGTAACGAGCAGTAGCCACCTCATGACCAACGTTATGTACGTGCAATGACAAAACATATCGAAACTGACGGTGATGATAACCGTACACATACCATATCCTACATCAAGCCATCCGTGATGACCTAAAGGTGATACTACATAACTCAAAGCCGTGCAGGTGGGCTCGCATCGTGCTAAAAGCATGGGTCGATCTTCCGAGGTATCGTGGATCATTAAGAGCCTTGTATGTTCGACCCTTCGATAAACATATGTAAAAGACAATCCCTTCCCCAATGATAAGGGAGCACACCTTAAACACCTATATACTATCTCGAGCTTACTTAAATTTCTAAGGGTTGAGTCGGGAATCCCTCTCCCATGCGAAAAGTGTATTAAACatattcattacaacatcaacttTAATCTTAATCAAGGATTAGAGACAAAGAATCATTAGTCATAAATGATAAAAGTTTTATGAGCACAAAAAATTCACCAATAACATCAACTAAAATCACTTGAATTCTTTAGAATAAAAGATAGAAAGCTACTGAGCACACTAGTCCTGGCATTGGTTCCTAAACATTGGTTTGCGTGAGCTGAACTAACCTAATTTTAAATTGAACCAACTTTAACCTACTTAAACTattctaaaaatatcataaacCTGCTTGAATTAACTAAAACCGACCTAATTTGGATTCTATAATTAGGTGGTTGGCTATTATATTCAAAATTATGTAAAGAAAGGGGGCGCTGTTAAGGAAATCTAAAAAGGGGAGACATCTTCCAAGGAAAAGCCCAAAATATGTGCTTTTCCCAGAAAATCACCCAATCAAAATTCTATAACTTATGTCtgactttaatattattttatactttCTAATATTTTATGCCCTCTTTAGGAATATGTCTcagcaatatatatatgtatatatatatatatatatctcgatccaataaaaaataatctatttattaaaaaaataaaactaaaaggaaaaaaaaagcacCATACCTTACTAGATATGCTCCCTCATCCCCTATGTAAATCTGACGACACTCCCCCTATTTATCTCAATCTTGATCAAGTAAGgctccatatgtgggcttggacaaatttgtgCCAtctcaagagagaaagggcaaaattgagtgAGAGGGCAGCGTGCGCAGTAAGTGTGCAGATTGTAGCGTGCGGCGacatgcagagaaaagaggagagaaaaatagagagaaaaaaattAGGTTTCTGagatttctacttgacgatcggtggccaaatgttgtcagttttggcccaaattttatgtggagaatccttgcagtaaactctacaatcctaacggtgttgatctacagtttaccctctctaaggtactttcatgtgatatccactctgtgagacctagaattctcttttgaggagatccatcgtacatgatgaagatatgttattcttgagccaagatctatgatcttgatattattctgatcctctagttattctagagaagacctactgtaaacctattatcattgatagtggaagtttgaggtggactacggtcccgtggtttttcccacattgggttttccacgttaaaaagatttggtctcactgtgtgattgatttttgctctattgtttatgctgtgctggttgatattttcatttggatattaagttggtatttttgatgaggaacccattttgatacacaaagagggaaaagaatatttcgctttaacaggtttcttcccaacaagtggtatccgagcaacaggttatttggtgctagtttttcttgtgtgattgaaatagagCAGTCAGattgtatgattaaattgaactaatcaaattattcaacttggaggcgtatgatggaagatttgctttattgtaaagatttgtataagcccatcaaggttaaagataaaccttctactatggacgatgaagaatggggagttcaacatagaaaagctattgcctatattagaagatggatggatataaacttgcatgagcatatttcagatgaaaccagagctgatgttgtttagcaaaggttagaaaatctctttgcgaaaaagacagtgggaaatagaatttctctcctcaaaaggcttgtaaatttgaagtataaagatggtggtaacattgttgagcacataagcctatttcagagtcttgcaaataagttggttgctatgaaaatgaatatagatgatgagatgcagggattattacttctcagctctttaccagaaagttgggaaacgtatgtggtgactatttgtaactccacgccagaggggactctaactatagatatggttaaagacagtttgctaattgaagatgccagaaggaaagaacatggtgaatcttcttctggggcatttgttactgaaaaataagaaagacgtggaagaagtcatagcagaaatccacatggatatagaggaagatctaagtctagaagagatatcaaatgttttcactgtaacaggccaggtcacatgaagaaagagtgtaggttttggaagcgagaacagaatgaaatgaagaaaaatgagaaagagaccaatacagttgctgctgaaggtaatatcactattgtctgtgatgaaggttgtgttagccttgtagctcaggacagtaattgggtagttgactctggtgcttcatttcatgtcacttctcatagtgatttctttagatcttacactgctggtgattttggtaattgctagttataggtgcccagcaagccaatcacgtgagtgatggcacgtgtgacttgatacagaatctttttgcttattatattttggcgtatatcactttataactattgcataaatgcatatatatattatgatgtccttggatttgtgcaatgggaatcggatcgtgataagatcacgataatgagatcgattcacctttaaacacatatcctaaataatcccggtcataggttactcgagagggacattgtgataaccggatagactggtgtgctgtatacccgtccatatgatggatgcagcttgtctcatagctgctcgtgtagggacactagggatatagtacatgtgctcattggagaatgagttcactgattgatccgcttacggaatgctggatggttgatgatgccttattgtcagacagcgattccgtagtcctagtggtgtatctggtccttagacttgagacaccaaggatgtcctgtatgagtgctccactctttgataccagacttataggtttggttgtcccagatctagtacaactggtcattgggagtggtagtcgaccttacgagggctattgagtgttgacagaggatcatccactctcggcgtcatgagaggaatatcccatgtgttcttgctcagacaaatccctggccagggtcattcgggttgagagagaaagagttctccgggagaatccgattagagcgagacttgagtaaaaaccgtatgggtctgacagcaccatgctcgatatacggtctctgggatattagatggatgagggactataggtacatggtaactgaggacagacaggtccaatggattggattcccctgtatcgtctagggactacggcgtagtggcctagtacgtccgtagtcgatgagtcgagtgaattattacagagataataattcactgagttagaaggagttctgacaggtatgactcacggccagctcgatattgggcctagagggtcacacacatatggtaggcattgcgatgagtagaggttcggatatgagatatccgacggagcccttgtcttattggatgcagatccaatacccactagggaaggacctattagggtttgacacgggatctctataaataggagggattcacagcctcataggctagagtctttgcttgcctttcctattctcctctccctctccacctcagagtaggcctggagatttgaggagcgtcgtcgcaaccctgctgtgtggatcaccgctagagaggaggacgtttgacctccttcaccctctcctaaggatctgcaaggaaatagggatatacgatctccctaggtaacacaatctctatacgcagttttgtgttttgcggattttttgcgcaccaatcttcgcacgacgacgaacttttttttgggaatcggggattttgttttcttgttcttccgctgcgcatatgatgtcgcccccccatgatttcccaacagtaatgtcaaaatgggaaacagtggtacatctaaaatTGTGGATattagagatatttgcttggagaccagtattgggagcaaattaatactcaaagatgtaaggcatgttccagatattcgtcttaacttgatatctacaggtagacttgatgatgagagctttgcacattattttgatgatagtaaatgaaaactcactaaaggttctctaattgtggcaaaaggaaagaagattaactctttttatatcatggaagctaagctacacaaaggagagattaatgcaattcgaaaaggtgaaagtatagatctttggcataagaggcttggacatatcagcgagaagggacttcaaactcttgctagaaaacagtacttaccagagttgcaaggtacatctcttaaatcttgtgatcattgcttagctgaaaaaacacatagagttgcatttcaaacatacccatcatctagaagatcatatgttattgatttagttcatactgatgtctgtACTATGCAAATTAGAACTCTTGGatatgctctttattttgttacttttattgatgaccattctagaaaagtttgggcttttgctttgaaatctaaagatcaggtactcgatgctttcaaggagtttcatgtcagtgttgaaagagaaactgacagaaaactaaagtgtattcgatcagataatggtggcgagtacaggggtccttttgagaattattgcaggtttcatggtatcaggcttgggaaaacagttcctaaaactcctcagcagaacggtgtgacagaaaggatgaacagaaccattgaagaaaggattaggtgtatgctttctcacgccaagttaccgaagtcattttgggggaggctatgagaactatagttgacctgataaatctttctccattagttcctctgcaaggtgatgttccaaagagattatggagaggaaaagatatatcttataatcatttgagagtatttgggtgtaaagcatttgttcatattcccaaagatgagaggtccaagcttgataataaggcaaaagcatgtatcttcttgggatatggtcatgaagagtttgggtacagattatgggatccagtgaacaagaagattattagaagcagagatgttgtgtttcttgaagaccaattgtttgatgatggtgataatattgagaagccagaaacctctatttatattccttggagtttgggtccagtttcttcatctgtagttcatgatgatcatgggggagatgaacaagaagatcatggtgagaatgtaagtgatgatacacctacagttgattatgctgaaccaactgaacaagcacctccactaccagttga comes from the Musa acuminata AAA Group cultivar baxijiao chromosome BXJ2-8, Cavendish_Baxijiao_AAA, whole genome shotgun sequence genome and includes:
- the LOC135620394 gene encoding pterocarpan synthase 1-like; this encodes MASSPSFTLLLLFLFATVAIGSSSREHKEKMTHLHFYFYDYYGGSNATTITVVSPPGNNTFGSIGVGENILRVGRESSSKLIGKAQELTVQASLESPAYLSALNFVFTAGKYNGSSFSILGRAVLTEPRMERGIVGGTGKFRMARGYTISRLIRSTGTTQMELVFEYDAYIYHY